The proteins below are encoded in one region of Lactuca sativa cultivar Salinas chromosome 3, Lsat_Salinas_v11, whole genome shotgun sequence:
- the LOC111902319 gene encoding trans-cinnamate:CoA ligase, peroxisomal, which produces MDKLGKCSANYVPLTPLTFIKRASMVYSHRTSVIYGGVRFTWQQTYERCCRLAYSLRSLNVVKNDVVSVLAPNVPALYEMHFAVPMAGAVLNAINTRLDAKNIATILRHSEAKVFFVDYEYVPLASEALRLLVAGFKAGSSAQDAMPLVIVIDDIDKPTGVRLGNLEYQQLIHHGNPQYSGEELEDEWDAISLNYTSGTTSEPKGVVYSHRGAFLSTMSLIQGWEMSTEAVYLWSLPMFHCNGWTFTWGVAARGGTNVCIRNTTADEMYKSISTHNVTHMCCAPVVFNIILEAKPHERCPITSKVNILTGGAPPPAALLEKMEDLGFHIMHAYGLTEATGPALVCEWQSNWNQLPRDHQAKLKARQGVSILTLADVDVKTKKTMESVPHDGKTIGEIVLRGSSIMKGYLKDEKETAKAFQKGWFLTGDVGVIHPDGYLEIKDRSKDVIISGGENISSVELESILFEHPAILEAAVVAMPHPRWGESPCAFVVLKKKGSTTEAEILAYCRKNMSKFMVPKKVEFVEVLPKTGTGKVLKMELREVAKTLNTNNNRNNKRSDKEVLLHQTWYHHDPPANQENVLAMSRL; this is translated from the exons ATGGATAAACTTGGAAAATGTTCAGCAAACTATGTCCCTCTCACTCCTCTCACATTCATCAAGAGAGCATCCATGGTTTATTCTCATCGTACCTCCGTCATATACGGTGGAGTCCGCTTCACTTGGCAACAAACTTATGAGCGGTGCTGCCGTCTCGCCTACTCCCTCCGCTCACTTAATGTTGTCAAGAATGATGTC GTATCTGTGCTCGCACCAAACGTACCTGCGCTATATGAGATGCATTTCGCAGTTCCAATGGCAGGAGCTGTACTTAACGCAATTAACACAAGACTTGATGCTAAAAACATTGCCACTATTCTCCGTCATTCAGAAGCCAAGGTTttctttgttgactatgagtACGTTCCCTTAGCATCCGAGGCTCTACGGCTGCTGGTGGCGGGTTTTAAGGCGGGTTCTTCAGCGCAGGACGCTATGCCTTTGGTCATTGTAATTGATGACATTGACAAGCCAACTGGGGTTCGTCTTGGTAATTTGGAGTATCAGCAACTTATCCACCACGGAAATCCCCAGTACTCAGGTGAAGAACTTGAGGACGAGTGGGATGCGATTTCACTGAATTATACATCCGGAACCACCTCTGAGCCGAAGGGGGTGGTGTATAGCCACCGAGGTGCGTTTCTGAGCACGATGAGCTTGATTCAAGGGTGGGAAATGAGTACCGAGGCTGTGTACCTTTGGTCACTACCGATGTTCCACTGCAACGGCTGGACATTTACCTGGGGCGTTGCGGCTAGAGGTGGCACCAATGTGTGCATAAGGAACACCACCGCTGATGAAATGTACAAAAGTATTTCGACCCACAACGTAACCCACATGTGTTGTGCCCCTGTTGTTTTCAACATCATTTTAGAGGCCAAACCCCATGAACGTTGTCCAATAACCTCTAAGGTCAACATACTTACTGGAGGTGCGCCTCCACCTGCTGCCCTCTTGGAGAAGATGGAGGACCTTGGGTTCCACATAATGCATGCCTATGGCCTCACTGAGGCCACCGGACCTGCCCTTGTGTGCGAGTGGCAATCAAATTGGAATCAGCTACCTAGAGATCATCAGGCCAAATTGAAGGCTCGTCAAGGTGTAAGTATACTCACACTCGCTGATGTTGATGTGAAGACAAAGAAAACAATGGAGAGTGTTCCGCATGATGGGAAGACCATAGGAGAGATCGTACTACGGGGAAGTAGCATCATGAAAGGGTACTTAAAAGATGAGAAGGAGACTGCGAAGGCTTTTCAGAAAGGGTGGTTTTTAACCGGAGATGTTGGAGTTATCCATCCCGACGGATACCTTGAAATCAAAGACAGGTCAAAAGACGTGATCATCTCCGGCGGGGAAAATATTAGTAGTGTAGAACTAGAGTCCATTCTATTCGAACACCCGGCAATTCTCGAAGCAGCAGTGGTGGCGATGCCTCATCCAAGGTGGGGAGAGAGTCCGTGtgcttttgttgttttgaaaaagAAAGGAAGCACGACGGAAGCTGAAATCTTGGCGTATTGCCGGAAAAATATGTCAAAATTTATGGTTCCGAAGAAGGTGGAGTTTGTGGAGGTGCTACCAAAAACAGGCACTGGTAAGGTCCTAAAAATGGAGCTAAGAGAAGTCGCAAAAACCCTCAACACCAACAACAACAGAAACAACAAGAGATCTGATAAAGAAGTTCTTTTGCATCAAACTTGGTACCACCATGATCCACCTGCTAATCAGGAAAACGTTCTTGCAATGTCTCGACTTtga